GACGCTGCTGTTGCTGGACGAGCCGACCGACAACCTGGACCTGAACTCGGCCGAGGCGTTGCAGGACGCGCTGGAGGGTTTCACGGGGACGGTCGTCGCGGTCACGCACGACCGCTGGTTCGCCCGCGGGTTCGACCGGTTCCTGCTGTTCCGGTCGGACGGCGAGGTGGTCGAGGTCAGCGAGCCGGTGTGGGACGAGACGCGGGTCAAGCGGGCGCGGTAGTCCGTGATCCCGCCCGTTGGCTCGAACGTCGACACCGCGTGGTCGCGTCGTCAGCGGCGCGGCCGGCGCCGTTGCCAGATCAGTCGCCCTTGGTTCAGGACCACGAGTCCGACCATCGCGACGAGCGCGACGGTCGTGTCGGACAGGCCTGACCGGTCGATCGCCTTCGCAAGGCCGGCGGAACCGAGGTACAGCGAGACTGCGAGCGTGGGTGTGACCGGCGCGAACAGCAGCGGGTGTCTCGTGGCGAACCGGTTGAACCTGTTGTCCGGCAGGATCCTCGTCCGGTAGACGGGGTTGTCGGACTGGGAGTCGATGTAGGCGACGTCCTTGGTGCAGGCGGCGACGAAGAGCATCGAGCCGACCGCTCCGCCCACGATGCCGGCGTTGCTGACCCACCCGGCCCACGCGGTGAGGTCGCTCCTGTCGCCGCCGATGGCCGAGGCCACTACGAGGCCGAACGCGCCGCCGCGGCCCAGGTAGTCGAGGAATCGGCCGCCGAAGGGGAACCAGCGGGCCTTCATGTCGTCATCGAGCATCGCCCTGGCCAGGAACCAGATCCGGCTCACGGAGATCCGCCACCCCATCCGCCGGAGCTCACCGATCGAGGTCGCCCCGCGGATGCGGTCCTCCCAGATTTTCGTGGCGATCCTGGCGCGTTCCTCGGCCCTGTCGGACACACCGGCCACGGCGTTCTTCAGCCGTTGCGTCCGTGGCGTGTCGCCGTCGGTGATCTTCTCCATCGACGCGTGCGCCCGGTGGCGTTCGGACTCGTCGGGCATGGACTCGACGCGCGTCTCGATCTCCCGGATCCAGATCAGGTCTTTTCGAGTGTTGTGCAGCGTCGTCGGCAGCAGGTCCCGCAGGAACGCCCGCATGACCTGCCCGTCGGTCGGCCGATCACGAAGCCGGCCGATTTGGTCGTCGAGCGCCTTGTAGACGATGGCGTTGAACGCCGTTCCTCCGGCGGCCGAGAAGAGCAGCGCGGCGACGAGAGCGGTGCTCGTGAAGACCGAGGCGGCCAGGTAGAAGACCACTACGGCCCCGAATGACGGTAATGGCGTCACAAGCGCTCCCTCAACGTCCCGACGGCACGCCAGGATGCACGTCCGCCACAACGGCCCGGACCCGAACGTCGGCCGGTTCACCCGTCCGGAACAACACGCGCAGCAGGGCCCAGCGCTGACAGCGCTGCCGAACAGCACCCCGCCGGAGTTGGCCCCTGCCGGTAGTCGGACCCCGCCGGTAGTCGGACCCCGTACCTCATCCCGACCGGCGCATCCTGGCTCAACCTGGTCGAGCGACGGTCTTGCCCGACACCGCCGACGAATTTGACGACCCAGGACCCTAAGCTGCCGAACGTGAACGCTGTGCGGCTTTCCACCGGGCGGTCGGCCAGTGCGGCGGGCGTCGCGGCGCTGGTGGCCAACGTGTTGATCGTGTTGACCGGCGCGCTGGTCCGGTTGACCGGCTCCGGGCTCGGCTGTCCGACCTGGCCCACCTGCACGGGCGACTCGTTCGTGACCACGCCGGAGATGGGCCTGCACGGGGTGGTCGAGTTCGGCAACCGGGTGCTGGGCATCGTCGTCGGCCTGGTCGTGCTGGTGCTGGTGGTCGCCGTCGCCCGGCACCGCTCCCGACCGGCGAAGACGCTACCGCTGGCCATCGGCGTTCTCGTCGGTGTCGGCTTGCAGGGCCTGATCGGCGGGCTCAGCGTCCGCGTGGCCCTGGCGCCCGAGGTCGTCGCGGTGCACTTCCTGGTCAGCATGGTGCTGGTCGCGGCCCTCGTCGTGCTGGTCGACCTGCTCGCACGTCCACAAGCTGCCCCGCGCGTTCCGGTGGACCGGCGGGTGCGGTGGTCGGTGACGGCGTTGCCGGTGGCGCTGACGGCGACGCTGGTGCTGGGCACGCTGGTCACCGGCAGCGGTCCGCACGCGGGTGACGAGGACGCGCGCCGGTTCGGCTTCGACGCTGCAGCCCTGACGTCGGCGCACGCCATCGCTGTCGTGGTCCTGGTGGCGCTCCAGATCGGGGTGCTGGCGCTGGTGCGCAACCGTGCCGCGCTGGCCCTGGTTGCCGTATCGGTCGCTCAAGGCGTGGTCGGCAGTGTCCAGAGCGCGTTGGCGCTGCCGGTGCCGTTGGTGGCGGCCCACGTCGTCACCGCCGCCTTGGTCGTCGCGGCCACCGCCCACCTGGTCGTGCGGACGTTCCGGGCCCGCGCCTAGACCGCCGTCGCGGCGTCCTCGTCCGCTGTCGGCTCGGCGCCTTCCTCGACCAGGTGACCGGTCTCGGACTCGCGCTCCAGCACCCACAGCCCTTCCTCGCGCCGCCACGACGTGAGCGAGCCGTTGGGCACCACCATGTTCCGCGCGAACGTCGTCAGGTCGCGCTCCGGCAGGCCCTCCAGCAGGTAGCGCAGCAGGAACGCGGTGATCTCGTGCCCGAACAGCAGCACCCGCCGTCCGTCCAGGTCGCGCAGCAACGACCGCAGCCGCAACGCCACGTCCGCCCACGACTCGCCGCCCGGCGGCCGGTAGTAGAACTTGCCCAGCCGCCGCTCGCGGGCCGGCTCCTCCGGGTACCGCCGCGCCACGCCGTGCTTGGTCAGCACGTCGAACACGCCCAGCTCGCGGTCGCGCAGCCGTTCGTCCACCCGGCTCCGGGAATGGCCGGGCACGGCGAGGTGGGCGGTGTCGAGGGCACGCAGGTAGGGCGAGGACACCACCAGGTCCGGCCACTGCTCGCGCGGCATCGAGGCGAACCACCGGCCCAGCGCCTTGCCCTGCCGCTCGCCTTCGGGGGACAGCGGCACGTCCGCGTCGCGTTCCGGCAGGTCGACCACGTCGTGACCGGCCGCCTCCGCGGCCTCCCACGCCACGTTGCCGCTGCTCTCGCCGTGCCTGATCAACCCGATCCAGTCCACGCCAACAGGGTCCACGCGAGCCAACCTAGCCGGACCTCGCCACGCCGGCATTCCCTGGCGTTCACCCTGGCGCGGTAGAACTCCGGGCGTGGACGACGTGGACGCGTACTGCGAACGCCTGGCGCCCGGGCTCTGGGCCGAACCGCTCAACGCGGTGAGCAACGCGGCCTTCCTGATCGCGGCGGCCGTGCTGTGGTGGCGCTACCGCCCGCGGCAGAAGAGCCTGCGGGCGTTGCCGGTGCTGCTCGCCCTGGTCGGGTTGGGCAGCCTGAGCTTCCACACGGTGGCCGACACGCTCACCAACCTGTTCGACGTCGGCTTCATCGCGGTCTACGTGATCTGGTACCTGATCGTGTTCGCGCACCACTACCTGAACGTCCGGTGGGCGTTCGCCTGGCTCGCCGCTCCCGTGTTCATCGTCTTCGCGGTGGCCGTCGCACCGCTCGGCGCGAAGATCCCGGGTGGTTCGGGCATCTACCTGGCGCCGTTCCTGGCGCTGCTGCTCGTCACGGTCGTCGCGGTGGCGAAGCAGATGCCGTGGCACGACCTGGCGCTGGCCGCCGGCGTGTTCCTGGTGTCGGTGACGCTGCGGACGCTCGACCAGCCCGTGTGCGGGGCGTGGCCGAGCGGCACGCACTACTTTTGGCACCTGCTGAACGCGGTGGTGCTGTTCCTGGTGGCCCGGCAGGTCATTCTACTTCGGCGGCCAGCCGTCCGGACCTGACCGCCTTGGCCAGCTCCTCGTGGTCGGCGGCCGTGCGGTCGGCGTAGTCCAGCGCGTACCGGGCGATCGCCTCGTCCAGTTCCTCGCCGTCTTCGCAGTACCCGGCCAGCAGCCGCGGGTCCACCGAACGGCTGTGCGCACGGGCCAGCAGCGCGCCCGCGAGCCGGCCGTAGTCGTCCAGGTCGTCCCGCTTCAACGTGGTCGCGTCGATCTCGCCCTTGCGGTTGCGGAACTGGCGGACGATGTACGGCCGCCCGTCGATCGTGGTCCAGCCGAGCAGGATGTCCGTCTCCGCCTGCACGAGCCGCGCGCCGTGCACGATCCGCTTGCCCTCGTGCTTCACGGCCGGTGACCCGAGGAACGGGGCCAGCGCCGACGGCCGTGCCTCCTTGGCCTGGAGGACCAGCGCTTCGTCTCCGTTGCCGTGCAACAGGATCAGGTAG
This is a stretch of genomic DNA from Saccharothrix ecbatanensis. It encodes these proteins:
- a CDS encoding COX15/CtaA family protein yields the protein MNAVRLSTGRSASAAGVAALVANVLIVLTGALVRLTGSGLGCPTWPTCTGDSFVTTPEMGLHGVVEFGNRVLGIVVGLVVLVLVVAVARHRSRPAKTLPLAIGVLVGVGLQGLIGGLSVRVALAPEVVAVHFLVSMVLVAALVVLVDLLARPQAAPRVPVDRRVRWSVTALPVALTATLVLGTLVTGSGPHAGDEDARRFGFDAAALTSAHAIAVVVLVALQIGVLALVRNRAALALVAVSVAQGVVGSVQSALALPVPLVAAHVVTAALVVAATAHLVVRTFRARA
- a CDS encoding ceramidase domain-containing protein, giving the protein MDDVDAYCERLAPGLWAEPLNAVSNAAFLIAAAVLWWRYRPRQKSLRALPVLLALVGLGSLSFHTVADTLTNLFDVGFIAVYVIWYLIVFAHHYLNVRWAFAWLAAPVFIVFAVAVAPLGAKIPGGSGIYLAPFLALLLVTVVAVAKQMPWHDLALAAGVFLVSVTLRTLDQPVCGAWPSGTHYFWHLLNAVVLFLVARQVILLRRPAVRT
- a CDS encoding histidine phosphatase family protein, coding for MDPVGVDWIGLIRHGESSGNVAWEAAEAAGHDVVDLPERDADVPLSPEGERQGKALGRWFASMPREQWPDLVVSSPYLRALDTAHLAVPGHSRSRVDERLRDRELGVFDVLTKHGVARRYPEEPARERRLGKFYYRPPGGESWADVALRLRSLLRDLDGRRVLLFGHEITAFLLRYLLEGLPERDLTTFARNMVVPNGSLTSWRREEGLWVLERESETGHLVEEGAEPTADEDAATAV